The Flavobacteriales bacterium nucleotide sequence ATGGCGACTACGTTTTGGTACATTTCAGCTTGCGAAGCGATAATGAGCTTAATGTGGGCGATGTGTATGTATATGGCGAATTGAGCGACTGGAGATTGCAGGATAAATTCAAAATGACATACTACCCAAACGAAAAAATTTATTACTTGGCCGTAAAATTAAAACAGAGTTATTACAACTACCATTTTGTAACCAAAGACCCTGAAACGGGCAAAGTGACCTACGATTTTACAGAAGGAAATCATTCGGAAACAGAAAATGATTATACCGTTTTGGCCTACTACTACGACAACTATTATGGTTACGACAGGCTTATTGGTTACACCACCATAAATACAATGACTGACAGGAAATAATTCAGTTCGACCAAACTATTTTTGCATCACTTTTTATTAAATGACTGAATCAACGCTGTTGTATCAACTTGCACTGAGCCAAATACCCATGGTAGGCTCTGTTTTAGCTAAAAATTTGGTTGGTTATTGTGGCAGTGTTGAAGCCATTTTTTCAGAATCTTTAAACGGCTTAAAAAAAATTCCCGGCATTGGTGAGGCAATTGCCAAATCAGTTTATAATTTTAAAGATTTTGAGCCATTGCAAAAAGAGGTTGAATTTATAAGTAGGCACCATATCAAAACACATTTTTTTACCGAAAAAACATACCCTTATAAGCTAAAACAGATTGCAGATGCCCCCATTCTATTGTTTCAAAAGGGCGATTTTGCAGATTTTGAAAACCGCTCGTTGGCTATTGTTGGCACTCGCAAATGCAGTGCTTTTGGCAGAGACATTACCCATCAAATCGTTGCTGATTTAAAAACATACAACCCCACAATATACAGCGGATTGGCATACGGGGTAGATGCTTTTGCACATAAAGCTGCGGTAAACAACAACCTCAAAACAATTGGTGTGTTGGCACATGGGTTGGATAGAATTTATCCGGCCACGCACTCGAATTTGGCCAATGAAATGATTGAAAATGGTGGTGCACTTATCACAGAATACAAAAGCGAGACAAATCCGGATAGAGAGAATTTTCCGACACGAAACAGAATTGTGGCGGGCTTGGTAGATGCCGTTTTGGTAGTAGAAACAGCCATTAAAGGTGGCTCAATGATAACGGCTAATCTTGCATTTGGATATGACCGAGATGTTTTTGCCATACCAAACCGCCCGGGCGATGATAAAACGGCCGGTTGCAATTATCTGATAAAAAACAACAAAGCTACATTGGTAGAAAGTGCCGCCGATATTGCCTTTGCATTGGGATGGGACATCGAAACCAAGAAAACGACCAAACAAACGACTTTGTTTGTAGAACTTACAACCGACGAACAAATAATAGTGGATAGCTTGAAAACAAATGGGGTACTCAGCATTGATTCGCTGTCGAACCGAACCGATTTTTCTGCCAGCAAATTGGCTTTTCTTTTATTGGAACTCGAATTTAAAAATGTTGTCCGAAATTTGCCCGGAAAACAATTTGAATTGGCGTGAGTATTGAGCACTTTCAAAACATAAAAATATCCGACTTTGACTATGATTTGCCCACCGATTTGGTGGCACAGCATCCGCTTAAAAACCGCAGCGATTCAAAGCTTTTGATTTATAAAGACAATCAAATAAGTCATTATCATTTTCATGATTTGCCCCATTTTTTGCCCGAAAACTCATGGATTATTTTCAACAATACCAAAGTTATTCCGGCACGAATATTTGCCAAAAAAGCTACAGGGGCGGTTATTCAATTGTTTTTACTAAATCCTGTTACGCCCTCCACCGATGTGGAGCGTGTGCTAAAAATTAAAGACTCCAAAATTGCTTGGCAATGTCTTGTTGGAAATGCCAAAAAGTGGAAAGATGGTGAAGTTTTGGTTGTTCAAATGGAAAATTTTGGGTTATCTGCCAAACTTTTGGATAGAGCTAAAATGATTGTCGAATTTGATTGGGATGCGGAAATAAGTTTTTCGGAAGTGATTGAAAAAATTGGCAATATGCCGCTGCCCCCATATATAAAAAGAGCTGAAGAGGTTGAGGACAAAGGCAGGTATCAAACCGTTTTTGCGAAAAACGATGGAGCAGTGGCCGCCCCAACAGCCGGGCTTCATTTTACTCAAAATATCATTGACCAGCTCAACCAAAAACACATTAACACCGCTGAAGTTACCTTACATGTAGGAGCAGGAACTTTTAAACCTGTTGATGAAGAATTGGTTTGGAAACATCCAATGCACAATGAATTTTTTAGTGTATCGATAGAGCAACTACAAAAAATAGCCAATTCAAACTATAGAATTGCTACTGGAACTACCACCTTGCGAACATTGGAATCTCTTTATTGGTGTGGTGTTAAACTATCAAAAGGAGAAGCGGAACCTTTTTTTGTGGAACAACACTATCCTTATCGAAAGGATAGTACCATTTCGTTTGAAGAATCTATAAAACAAGTAATAGATTACGCCTTCAAAAATGATTTATCATCAATACATGGCAGCAGCGAATTAATGATTATGCCTGGTTATACAATCCGTTCGATAAACGCTTTGATAACGAATTTTCATTTACCCAAGTCAACCTTGCTTCTGCTGGTATCGGCCTTGGTTGGCAGTGATTGGAAAAATATTTATGACGAAGCAAAGAACAATCAATATCGTTTTTTGAGTTATGGCGACAGTAGCTTACTCTTTGCTAAAACCTAAAAGCCACACACTTGTTTATCACTAAAAACAGAAAAATGCGAGAGATTAGTACCATTATTCCAGCAGAAAAAGTAAATATGGGAGGCAATATTATCGACCAACCTCTTCCAGTGAGCGAATTAGAAATGCACGATCCGTTTTTGCTTATTCACCATTGGAAACACGAGCTTCTTGGCAATCGGAAACAACAAGATTTGGGTGTTGGGCCTCATCCGCATCGGGGCTTTTCTCCGGTTACTATCATTTTTGATGGAGCTGTGCATCATAGAGACAGTCGAGGAAACGATTCGGTGGTTCAATCGGGCGGTACGCAGTGGATGAATGCGGGCATGGGCATTACCCATAGCGAACGCCCCAGCAAGGAATTGGCCGAAAATGGCGGTATGTTTGAATTTATTCAGTTTTGGGTTAATTCCCCTGCGAATTTAAAAATGAAACAACCTGAATATCAAGCATTAGATGAGTCTAAAATTCCTGTTTTCTGTTCTGATGACGAAAGAGCATCTATCCAAATAATAGCTGGCGAGCAGTTTGGAATGAAGGGGCCTACAAAAGTGGATTGGCCGCTTCTCATTTTAAGGCTGGATTTAAAAAAAGGTGGAAAAATTTTATTGGATATTCCGTCAGATTTCAATGCCTTATTTTACAATTTGGATGGAAATGTTACGATAAACAGTGGTAAACGCGTATTTATGAAAGATATGGCCGTATTTGAGAAAAGTGAAGAAACCGAAATTTTGATAGAGGCCAACGACGTAACAAGGGCTATTTTGTTGGCCGGAAAACCTATTAACGAACCAGTGGCAAGCTATGGACCGTTTGTAATGAACAATGAAACCCAGCTTATGCAGGCACTTCGAGATGCTCAAATGGGCAAGATGGGCATTTTAATTGAGGAGTTTTAGTTTAACTCCATACCACTTCTACATCATATTTTTCGAAATTTTCATCTTTGGTTATTATCGGAATATTTTCTATAATTCCTTGTGCAACAATGATTCGATCAAATGGGTCTCTGTGATAAAAATCAAGGTCAATAATTCCAGCAATATGCTCTATCGTAATGGGTAATAGTTCAAAGTCGTATTTGGTAATTATCTTGGCTATTTCTCCAAATCCACCGTTCAAGTACAACTTATTGAGTGATATTTTAATAGCAATTTCCCATATTGAAGCAATACTAACATAGCACTTATTATCAAGTTTTTTGATTATGTTTTTTGATTTTGTAGGTAGCTGATTGTCTCCATTTAGAAACCAAATTAAGGCATGCGTATCTAACAAATAATTCATTATTGCATATACTCTTTAAAATCTTCTAAAGCATCATCAAAATTATCAGGCATGTTGAACATTCCCTTGGCACAACCAAATTCTCGTTGTTTTACTTCAATTTTTGACTTGCCTTTTGATTTTAAAAAATCCACAAAATCCTTTACTTCCTGCTTTAGTGCCGCTGGAAGTTTACTAATTTCAGTGTAAAGTTGGAT carries:
- the dprA gene encoding DNA-protecting protein DprA, producing MTESTLLYQLALSQIPMVGSVLAKNLVGYCGSVEAIFSESLNGLKKIPGIGEAIAKSVYNFKDFEPLQKEVEFISRHHIKTHFFTEKTYPYKLKQIADAPILLFQKGDFADFENRSLAIVGTRKCSAFGRDITHQIVADLKTYNPTIYSGLAYGVDAFAHKAAVNNNLKTIGVLAHGLDRIYPATHSNLANEMIENGGALITEYKSETNPDRENFPTRNRIVAGLVDAVLVVETAIKGGSMITANLAFGYDRDVFAIPNRPGDDKTAGCNYLIKNNKATLVESAADIAFALGWDIETKKTTKQTTLFVELTTDEQIIVDSLKTNGVLSIDSLSNRTDFSASKLAFLLLELEFKNVVRNLPGKQFELA
- a CDS encoding DUF2281 domain-containing protein codes for the protein MDNIQLYTEISKLPAALKQEVKDFVDFLKSKGKSKIEVKQREFGCAKGMFNMPDNFDDALEDFKEYMQ
- a CDS encoding S-adenosylmethionine:tRNA ribosyltransferase-isomerase, with protein sequence MKISDFDYDLPTDLVAQHPLKNRSDSKLLIYKDNQISHYHFHDLPHFLPENSWIIFNNTKVIPARIFAKKATGAVIQLFLLNPVTPSTDVERVLKIKDSKIAWQCLVGNAKKWKDGEVLVVQMENFGLSAKLLDRAKMIVEFDWDAEISFSEVIEKIGNMPLPPYIKRAEEVEDKGRYQTVFAKNDGAVAAPTAGLHFTQNIIDQLNQKHINTAEVTLHVGAGTFKPVDEELVWKHPMHNEFFSVSIEQLQKIANSNYRIATGTTTLRTLESLYWCGVKLSKGEAEPFFVEQHYPYRKDSTISFEESIKQVIDYAFKNDLSSIHGSSELMIMPGYTIRSINALITNFHLPKSTLLLLVSALVGSDWKNIYDEAKNNQYRFLSYGDSSLLFAKT
- a CDS encoding pirin family protein is translated as MREISTIIPAEKVNMGGNIIDQPLPVSELEMHDPFLLIHHWKHELLGNRKQQDLGVGPHPHRGFSPVTIIFDGAVHHRDSRGNDSVVQSGGTQWMNAGMGITHSERPSKELAENGGMFEFIQFWVNSPANLKMKQPEYQALDESKIPVFCSDDERASIQIIAGEQFGMKGPTKVDWPLLILRLDLKKGGKILLDIPSDFNALFYNLDGNVTINSGKRVFMKDMAVFEKSEETEILIEANDVTRAILLAGKPINEPVASYGPFVMNNETQLMQALRDAQMGKMGILIEEF
- a CDS encoding type II toxin-antitoxin system VapC family toxin; the protein is MNYLLDTHALIWFLNGDNQLPTKSKNIIKKLDNKCYVSIASIWEIAIKISLNKLYLNGGFGEIAKIITKYDFELLPITIEHIAGIIDLDFYHRDPFDRIIVAQGIIENIPIITKDENFEKYDVEVVWS